A single window of Intrasporangium calvum DSM 43043 DNA harbors:
- the fgd gene encoding glucose-6-phosphate dehydrogenase (coenzyme-F420), which translates to MLKVGWKASAEQFGPRELVDHTVRAEQLGFDSVFISDHFQPWRHRAGHAPFAMSWLAAAGERTERVTLGTSVMTPTFRYNPAVVAQAFGTLGALNPGRIILGIGTGEALNEVAVGAAGSPWPEFKERFARLREAVTLMRRLWTEERVTFEGDYYRTHDATIYDRPAEPIPVYVAAGGPLVARYAGRSGDGFICTSGKGRELYADQLLPAVDEGLSRSSRTRDDIDRMIEIKLSYDRDPGAALHNVRFWAPLSLTAEQKHGVHDPVEMERLADELSDEQVAKRWIVTSDPGEAVEQIRQYVDLGFNHLVVHAPGDDQARFLDQFSADVLPGLRGL; encoded by the coding sequence ATGCTCAAGGTTGGTTGGAAGGCTTCGGCGGAGCAGTTCGGCCCCCGGGAACTCGTCGACCACACGGTCCGAGCTGAGCAGCTCGGATTCGACTCGGTCTTCATCTCGGACCACTTCCAGCCCTGGCGCCACCGTGCGGGCCACGCGCCGTTCGCGATGTCCTGGCTCGCCGCCGCCGGAGAGCGGACCGAGCGCGTCACCCTGGGCACGTCGGTCATGACGCCGACGTTCCGGTACAACCCGGCCGTCGTGGCCCAGGCCTTCGGCACCTTGGGTGCACTCAACCCCGGCCGCATCATCCTCGGTATCGGCACCGGTGAGGCGCTCAACGAGGTCGCGGTCGGAGCCGCCGGATCGCCGTGGCCGGAGTTCAAGGAGCGCTTCGCCCGCCTGCGTGAGGCGGTCACCCTGATGCGTCGACTCTGGACCGAGGAACGCGTCACCTTCGAGGGCGACTACTACCGGACGCACGACGCGACGATCTACGACCGCCCCGCCGAGCCGATCCCCGTCTACGTCGCGGCAGGGGGGCCGCTGGTCGCGCGCTACGCGGGCCGGTCCGGCGACGGGTTCATCTGCACGTCGGGCAAGGGCCGCGAGCTCTATGCCGACCAGCTGCTGCCTGCCGTGGACGAGGGCCTGAGCAGGTCGAGCCGGACCCGCGACGACATCGACCGGATGATCGAGATCAAGCTCTCCTACGACCGCGACCCCGGCGCCGCGCTGCACAACGTCCGCTTCTGGGCGCCACTGTCACTCACCGCCGAGCAGAAGCACGGGGTCCACGACCCTGTGGAGATGGAGCGGCTCGCCGACGAGCTCTCCGACGAGCAGGTCGCCAAGCGCTGGATCGTCACGAGTGACCCGGGCGAGGCGGTCGAGCAGATCCGGCAGTACGTCGACCTCGGCTTCAACCACCTCGTGGTGCACGCGCCCGGGGACGACCAGGCGCGCTTCCTCGACCAGTTCAGCGCAGACGTCCTACCGGGCCTGCGCGGTCTCTGA